A region of the Cannabis sativa cultivar Pink pepper isolate KNU-18-1 chromosome 3, ASM2916894v1, whole genome shotgun sequence genome:
ACAACTGCACCATTACCCTCACCATCATCCTACAATGACAAACacgtatgaaaaaaattatacaaattacaaacaaaataaaaattgaaaaattattagaatggaaactaaacattatattatatactaaaataaaataaaaaaccaacataaaaactcaaaaaataaCCTATCAGTACCTCATTTTCCACATCAATATCATCAAGTTTCCCAGAATCAGATTTATCATCGTCCCCATCACCACCATCACCACTGTCATCACCACCATCACCACCATCATAGTCATCACCGCCATCACCACCATCACCGCCATCACTTCCATCATCTTCCGCACCACCACTATCATCACTCCCATCACCACCATTTTGATCATCATACCtctaaaacaaatattaataaataacaaaacattaaaataaaaacacacaaaaattaaaaaataaaaaaataataataaaggaaATGAACTTTACCTGACTAGTAACACAATCTTTCAAGCCCTCCAATACATCATTTAAATCTGAAAACTTCTTATCCAAATACAAAACCAAACCCTCATCAATTTTAGAATCAATGTGAGCCTTCATTTTACTCTCAAATTGAACAAACTTATCATCAATATCCTTCCTCAAATCCTTCAAAGAACTCCCAATCTCAGATTGCTTATTGATAATACGCATCACATAATGTTTAACATCATCAAACATAGGACCCCCAACAGTAACTTTTTCCTTAACACCTGAAAACTCACCTTTGTCTAACTGCCTCTTAGGTACTTTCACACTCTCAAAATCATCATCAgacaatgaaaaataagaaaaattaaatcCAGTAAGATCAAATTTCTCATTCTCCTCAGCAGAAGGAAACACAGGAGTAACTGAAAGCTGAAATACAAACAAAACATAACTCAAAAAacagataatgaaaaaaaacacacaaaacaaaataacataataaaaaaaagcaaCCATACCTTAGATGACAAGTAGATTTTCCTCTCTACCTCACTTGAAGTAACTTCTTTCGCACTGGACCACATACACACCctatatgttgaagaagggtcaAAAGTACAAATGTTTTGACTTCTAAAAAGAGGAATAACCTCATACAACCAAACTTGGAAGATGAAAGGAAACCCAGCCAATTTGTAAGTTTTACAATTTGAATCACTTCCCTTCTTATCAATTCCTTTTGCCTTAGCAAGTGCTTTCAATTTAGCACCCTTCTTACCTTTCAAACCAAGCCTCAAATAGTACAATGTAGTATCATAAACAACCTTGCCCCATGGGAAACTATCAAACTCACCCGAACCTACCAAATGTAACAACTCAATACTAACATGTTTATCTGGAGGTTTGCTTAACAAGTAGTTAGTAACAAAATACAACACCGCCATCCTAACTGCAAAGTCATCATCTTTAAAAGTACTACTCAGAAAACGCTGCTTAACGGCTCCATGAGTCACAGTCATATCACTAAAGTACTTGTCTACAAACACATCTCCCTTCCCAACATACTTCATCATATCAATATCACCCTTACACAACAAACCACTAATAACAGCAAACTCCCCTAAACCAAAACGAACCCTATCATGACCAAAATCAAACCACATCTCTTTCGAATTTGGTTGATGGACTTCCCTATTCAATGCAGTGTGAAAAATCTGATGCTGCAATTTATAAGACTGAATATCCAATAAATGCCCAAAACAAGTTGCAACAAACAAAGCACGCTGCTTCTCAGTCAATTTTGCTCTAATATCTACTAAAACATCATCATTATGAGCCCAGAATATGATTTTACCACAAAATCTTTCCTCTGGCTTCAAGTAAAATTCCCACAACTGCAACATAATCGTGTACCATATAACCattaaaaatcacaaaaaaagcAACACAATAGACACTTACACCGCATAAAACACATGAACAGTTTAAAACATAATGTCATAATGAACTCTTTTGTTACAACTTAACTAGTTGAGACTACACTCCAGCTTTAACAAAACCTTAAATCCCCCTACTAACTGCCTTAACAGAACAAGAAACCAACCCAAAAAACACAACGGTTCCCATTTTTtccatatcaaataaaattcagcaaaacttaaaacacttacaaatacaCTATAAACACTCTACTATACAAAAAGAAACTAAATAGAAACTTTCCAACACAACATATAACaacatccaaaaaaaaatctaaaaagatTCTAAACAAAAAacctttaaaaaaaacaaaaaacaaacatctcaACCTCCAAACATCAAAACAGACCCTATAAAAagtctaaaataacaaaaaaaaaaatgatacaataaaaaaacaaacaaaacagtCACTGatcaactaataaaaaaaaaacaacacatcTTCACTAAAAAAACACCAAACTAACCTTGGCTTTCGAAGGAATCGCAATACTACTTTCATCCTCAGATTCCAGATCTCCTTCATCAACCTCTGCCACACTCTTCAACTTTAACTTCTTCGATTTACGATCATCAGGAGCAATATCAGGCACACGACTCTTTTTCTTCGCCAAAGAACTCACTGAACTCTTCTTCACACTCTCAGCAACCTTCTCGTTAATTTTCTTACTCTTCTCATTCACAACATCCTTAGACACAGGATCGTTACTCTTCTTACTCCTCCTCTCATTCACAACATCCCTGCTCACAGAATCATCACTCTTATCATCACCCAAAGACATTTTCCTCACATTGCCTTCTTCATCACCAACATCTTTTCTTTTCGAACCAGACGGTGATGGAGAAATCGAACTTCTCGTAATCGCCATACCACCACATTCAAACTCTTACAGATCACAAAAACGAACCCTAAAAATCAGTTCTATTTCGAAaaacttaaagaagaagaacagaaaaaaaaaataagaaagaaatgCAGAAACATAAAGAACTCTTACTTGATcaattcaaaatatatagaaCCTTGAGAAAATAAACCATCTTAGATCGTGACTGGTTAAGCAAAAAACGTTTTGAAACTGaataatgagagagagagagaagattaaagaaaaagaaggaAATGATCGTGACTGATTGGGACTAACTGAAAAAGACAAATCTAGCTATATCCCTATAAACGTGTATTACACGTATCAGATATGGACAAAAACTATAACACATCAAACGGTATACGTggcataaaaaatttgaaaaaaaaacggTATAAAACCGTATTATTTAAAGCGAGGCCAAATCCGTAAATAAGTGCAAAATTAGGTTCCCTGGTGCAAAAACttctaaattaattatgttgttcaCAACTTAGCCAATTGGGTTGTATGTTTATTgccatgctacatatatttaattattatttttatattttttgattgtatgattatttattttaaataatatttaattagtttttattttattatgtacaatggtcatggtatgtatatatatattttaattgtggtatataatttggttagtatagtatacatacatatatatattagtaatctatatttttattattattattattattattattattattattattattattatttgtatatatgttttggtgaatggtatatgtattttttgttatacggtatataatttgtttatataatattcaagttctattttctattgtacttttgttgacatgatatataattttattagcatcttatatatttttatttttatttgttgttattattatatatatttctactgtaaggtatatattttatgttgtatggtatataagttttattgtatagtatatcattttattttagataatgcatgtttagtttttattttagtatacataaagatgatatataattttgttaatatgatatatataattttttttaataatattatagtattttattttattttttattgtaggtatatacgttttcttgtatggtatatataatttttgttgtctgtcatatatcatttatttaatatgatacttagtttctattttattatatataatttttttggtatgtattcatattttaatggtggtatatataattttgttagcatgatatatatattttttgagtattaatttagtattgttataatttctttgtggtatataattttattactaaggtatattaattttcagtactacgatatatctaatactgctgtatatatttgcatgatctaatatttttatttatttttgttacaatataataatatgcaatactaaaaaaattacataacctaattttattattatatatatttttattaaaaaaatatgtgataatatattttttataatttttattagctaatttattagatttggccattttcttaatttttttaaaaagtggacatttactaacttacTTTCCAAATTTAGGAccattttgcatctcaaccaTTTTCATAAACTACTTTGGTTATAACACTATATTTATTAGTTTGagtaaaaagttttttttttttttgtctgtaAATATATTTcgatatgtaattattttcaaaactaattttcagaataaaattatgcaaaaaagtatataataatagtatattcaaaaatgtttaaaatataAGTGAGAAAGAGTATTATGAGTTTTCAATAATACTTAAGTGATAGAATACATTATAATTACATATGaggcaccattttttgtaaaatatttatagttcaaaaaatatttttttacatttttacggttttctaaaaaataacacgaaaacaacataaaatcaacaagaaaactacataaaagtaacatgaaaataacatcaaaataacaacaaaaaataacatacataaaacaaaaaatgaacaacaaattaacaagattacaacataaaaaaatcgtattttctgtaaataaaataaaaaaaaatcgtaaaaatgtttaaaattttgtgaaactgtatttttgtaatttttgttgtttttgtgaaataacttAAAAAGTTCATGATCTTTAATAGCACAGTTTTCCTTAATAAAGCTTTTTATAATACTTTTTTGGTATTATGAAAACATCTTTTCTTATAGGATGCTGGCAACTATTGGGAGATTAGTAATGTTGTCTCTGATTTGGAAACTTTGGCTGTTTCTTTTGATTGCTGTATGTTTCTAGGTAGTTAAATTATGTTGCTCACAACTTAGCCAATATTGGGCTTTATCTACTTCATTCAAGTTCTGGGTTGATGGATGTTCCTCCCTACCAGAATCTTTATTCTGTAATGACCGTTAGGTTCTTTTCTTACTATATTTCATCGTTTtcagtttcaaaaaatataatatccCAGGCCAACGATTACAACCTCCGCGGTACGCGGCGGGATGAGTTACGCGCGCTCATGTATTGTATTTGTTGGGCTGACAAGACTCCTCATTTTTATTATGTACCACACAatatacttttaaaaaaatttatctgCTTTTTATGTACCAAACAATATACACTTTCGAAAAAGAGAAAGCTAAACATCCGGAACCACGTTTATTGGGAAATAACTTTGATTGAGACCACTACGTAGTTAATTTACATCTCTCTAGAAGTTGCAATATAATTTTgagaaataatttaaatattattagttttattatttgattgatTTATACATCTCTCTcgttctctttctctccttcaataatatcaactaaaaagaaaaatactaaTCATTAACCTTTATGGCATGTTTACTAAAAGAATAATGAGAATCAATTGTATGGGATTGATTCTTTACTAAATTTTGGAATGGGAAAAATTAGTGGAACTCACATAAATTAAGGAGAAAACAAAGAGAAAGATTCTCCCCCATTTTCATAAAGAATACCTTTCCCTTTCCTTAACTtactttatattaattatatttttattaattaaaaataaaaaagataaatatgtccttcaaaaatatataaataaaaaataattacatgctCTAATAATGGCAATTTAGTCAAAT
Encoded here:
- the LOC133035670 gene encoding uncharacterized protein LOC133035670, translated to MVIWYTIMLQLWEFYLKPEERFCGKIIFWAHNDDVLVDIRAKLTEKQRALFVATCFGHLLDIQSYKLQHQIFHTALNREVHQPNSKEMWFDFGHDRVRFGLGEFAVISGLLCKGDIDMMKYVGKGDVFVDKYFSDMTVTHGAVKQRFLSSTFKDDDFAVRMAVLYFVTNYLLSKPPDKHVSIELLHLVGSGEFDSFPWGKVVYDTTLYYLRLGLKGKKGAKLKALAKAKGIDKKGSDSNCKTYKLAGFPFIFQVWLYEVIPLFRSQNICTFDPSSTYRVCMWSSAKEVTSSEVERKIYLSSKLSVTPVFPSAEENEKFDLTGFNFSYFSLSDDDFESVKVPKRQLDKGEFSGVKEKVTVGGPMFDDVKHYVMRIINKQSEIGSSLKDLRKDIDDKFVQFESKMKAHIDSKIDEGLVLYLDKKFSDLNDVLEGLKDCVTSQVKFISFIIIFLFFNFCVFLF